Below is a genomic region from Candidatus Reconcilbacillus cellulovorans.
TCCCGATCGAGCTGCGGCGCACGCTCGGCATCGGCGAGAAGGACGCGCTCGAAATCTACGTCGACGGGGAACGGATCATGCTGAAAAAGTATGAGCCGGCCTGCATTTTCACAGGTAATGCGGAAGACCTTGTCTACTTCAAGGGCAAAATGATCAGCAAACAATGCATCGAAGAGCTGATCGAGCTCTACAAGCAGATGACCGGCAACTCGCCGGACAAGACAGAAGCCGCGGCTGCGGCCAGCAAGGAATGATCGCGGCTTTATCCGATCTTATTCTCCGGCGCGCTCCGAAGCGCGCCGGTTTTTCTTTGCACGCGTTACGGGTCCCCTTACGGCTCCTCGTTTTCGACTACCGCCGACGAGGCGACTTCGACGATCGCGTCGAGTTTTTCTGCGACTTCGGGATCGATCCGCTCCGCCGGCAGCAGGGAAGCCAGCGTATGATAGTCGGTTTTCCGCATGATGTTGGGCAACCCGAGTTTTTCGAAATACCGCTCGAACACCCGGTCGAGAAATTCGCTCGCCTTGGCGTCCGGCGACCACGGGTCGGGTTCTTTCAGCGTGCGCAGCGCGCCGGTGATTTCCTCGACCGTCTCTTCCATGGCGCGGCGTCTCCGTTCGGCGCCGCTCCAGTCGAACAGATCGTGATGCTCTGGCGTTCCTTCCGCATAGGCGAGCAACACGTCTCTGTCGCAGAAATAGTTTTCGATTTCCCGCCGCCTCCATCGCATCGCGCGCAGCGGACGGCCGGAAGAAGCGACGTTTTCGCTTTCAGGGCCCTCGTCGCGGTCCAGGATCGCGATGCCCACAAGATCGCGTTTCGCCTCCCGGAGGCCGTAAAAATGATCGAGCGCCTTCGACAGCTGGTTGCCGACGTAATGGACGAACGGACGCCGCAAGTACGCGGCGGCCGGATGGTTGAGCTTTTCCGCGAACACCTGTAAAACGGCGAGATCGGTGGAACCTTCCAGATACAGCACCCAGCCTGTCTGTTCGGCCTGGTAGTAATGATCGAACCGGATTTCCCGCAGCGACTTGAGCACCTGGCTGCCGCGGCCGTCGATTCGGTGCGGCCTGCCGACGAACGCGACGACCGTGTCGCGGCCGGCGGCTTCATTGAGCAACATTTCGGAGTGGCTGGCGGCGATGATTTGCGACCCGGTTTTCTCCGCGATTTCCGTCAGGATGGCGTACACTTCTCTCTGTCGCAGCACTTCTAAATGGGCGTCCGGCTCGTCGAGCAGAAGCACCGTTTTCGGGTTGGCGTACAGGTAGGCGAACAGCAGCAACATCTGTTGCAGCCCGCGTCCGGCGGCGGAAAGGTCGAGCTCCGTATGGCGTTCTTCGTACGTCATCGTGATCTGCCCGCGGGCGGGGTTGTATTTCGGCTCGTGCAGCGTGACGCCGAACAATCGACGGATTTGTTCTACTAGGTTTCTCCAATCTTCCGGGCTTTGCTCGCAGACGCGGTAACACAGGTTGCGCAACACTTGCGCGGTCTGGCCCTCGCCGAGCAGTACCTGGACGTAGCCCCAGTCGAGCCTCGGCTCACTCGACGCCAGTCCCGACATCGGCGGCAGGTAAGCGATATGAACGTTCGCGGCCTCCGGCGGAACGGGCAGACGGCGGACGACTTCGCCGTTTTCCCGAATGCCGAGCGGGCGGCAATAGAACGATTCCTCGTTGGCGTAGTCGAACTCAAGCCCGCACGACCAAGATTTACCGCCGGTGACGCCCTCGACGACGATCTCGATCCGGATGTTCTGCGTCTGAGGCTTGCCGTCGGCGGATTTGGCGACGCTGCGTACGCGTCGGCCGTTCCAGAACAGACTGGTGTCGGGTACGGGCGTCGCCAGCACGTCGCGTCGGTTGATCGTCACGCCAGGGCGTTTTTCGGGATAAGGTTTCCCTTGCCAGCGCTCGTTCCACTTTTTCAAGCCGATCTCCCACAGCGCGAGCGCCTGCAGCGCCGTCGTCTTGCCGGAATTGTTCGGACCGATGAAGACGACGGTCTTGCCGAGTTCAATCGTTACGTCGCGGAATTTCTTGAAATTACGCACCCGCATGCCGGTCAGCATCAGTCGCTCGCCCCCTCATCGTTTCCAGTTTCGCCGTGCGTCGCCTTTTGCAAACCGCCCCGCGCCATCAGCCGTGCCGCATATGCCTCCCGCCGCGACACGCCGAATTCTTCCGCCGCTTGCTTGAGCGCCCGTTTGCGGTCGCCCAGCTCGCGTTCCAGTTCCAGCACGCGTTCGGCGAGCCCGCGTCCGTCGTCGGCGCTCCGGCGCCCTTCGGCTCCGGCGGATTTCCGCGCGGCCGGGCCGTCGTCGCCGAAAGACTTCGCTCCTTCGACGACCAACACGTATTCGCCTTGCGGCGGTCGTTTTGCCAATTCGTCCAGCGCCTCGCGGATCGTGCCGCGGAAAAACTGTTCGTGCAGCTTCGTCAGCTCGCGGGCGACGGCGATGCGGCGGTCGCCGAACGTTTCCAGCATCCGCCGCAATGTCTCCTCCAACCGGTGCGGAGCCTCAAAAAACACCAGCGTCGCCGGAACGGAAGCAAGTTCGGCGAGCGATTCGGCCAGTTTCCGCCCGCGGCGCGGCAAAAACCCGACAAACAGAAAACGGCTGGTCGAAAGGCCGGAGGCCGACAACGCAGCGACCGCCGCATTGGCGCCCGGCACGGGCACGACCGGGATACCGGATGCGACCGCAAGCCGCACGAGATGTTCCCCCGGATCGGAGATGCCCGGAGTTCCCGCATCGCTGACGAGCGCTACAGACTGCCCCTCAGCCAGACGACAGATCAGCTCCGCACCGGCTTTCTCGCGATTTTGTTCCCGATAGCTGACGAGCCGTTTGCCTGCAACGCCGAAATGCGCCAACAGCGCACGGGTGCGCCGCGTATCTTCGGCCGCAATCCAGTCGGCTTCCCGCAAGACTCTAACCGCCCGGAACGTCATGTCCTCCAGGTTGCCGATCGGCGTCGCCACGACATACAAAACGCCCGGCTGCTTCACGCTTCCACCTCTTCGAACAGAAACCCGTCTCGGCCGAATCCGGGGGACACCGCATCGTCGGAGAGCGCCTGCGCCCGACCCTCGAAAACCGCCTGAAGTTCCTCCGAATACCGGTTATCTTCCGTAAAAACGATCAAAGGCGGTAATACCCGCAAATCCGGTTTACCCGCCTTCACCGCCTCGACAAGCACCATGTTGGCGTCCGAACCCGCACGCGGGTGGACGAACCGCATTCGTTTCGGCTCCAACCTCGCGCTCCGCAGCGCCGCGACGACGTCCGCCAGCCGCTGCGGCCGGTGCACCATCGCCACTTTTCCTCCCGACCGGACAAGCCGAGAACAAGCGGCGACGATTTCATCGAGACTGCCGTGAAGTTCATGCCGGGCCGACGCGACGAACCGATTGGCCGACGGCACGCCAGCTTTGGCCGGCCAATAAGGCGGGTTGACCGTGACGAGGTCGAATTCGTCGCAGCCGACCGTCCGATGAATTTCGCGAACGTCGCCGCAGACGATCCGAATTCGGTTTTCCAGCCGGTTCAGCCGCACGCTGCGTTTCGCCATATCGGTAAGACGCTCTTGAATCTCGATGCCGACGATTTCGGCGTCAGTCCGCGTCGACAACAGCAGCGGCACGATGCCGTTTCCCGTACATAGATCGGCTATTTTCCCTTTTTTAGGAACAGTTGCAAACCGAGCAAGCAAAACGGCATCCAGCGAGAACCGGAATACATCCCTGCTTTGAATAATGTTCAAATTACGGCAATACAGCCTGTCGATTCGTTCATTATCTCGAAGTTCCATCTGTCCGTTTCCACCCTCCGTTTAATCGCCGAAACGAAAAACCGCAAGAAGCGTTCGCTTCCCGCGGCGTGCGACCCGCTCACTTGTTCAGAAACGCCGAACAGAACAGACAGTCTTCTTCCGTCCGCAACCGACCGAAATACACGTTGCAGACATGAAAACCCTCGCGATATAAACGCAGCAGGTTTTCCCGGCCTTCGCCCGACGGACGCCGGTCCGGCGGAGTTTCGGCCGTTTTCGCACTGTCGGCCCTCATCTCCGCAGACTGCAACAATCCGCGCAGTCTCCGGTTTTCGGTCTTCAGCCGCTGCTGTTCCTCTGACATCCGAACGAATGTTTCCTTGAGCCGTCCGAACTGATCGACGACGGCGCGCAGCTGCTCTTCCAGCCGCTCGATTTCCCGAAACAGTTCCCCGCTGTTCACGTGCCCACCTCAGGATGCGGCGACGACGTCGTCCAGCGACAAGGTAAGCGACTCGCCGGTTTCGGTGATGCGCACCACGACCGAGCGCATGTCCAGTTGCAACGCCACCACCTCGCCGAGGCCGAACGGCGTGGCGACGAAACTACCGACTTTCGGAATTTCCTCTTTTTTGCTTTCGTACTGGTCGTGCTCGAATTTGAGGCAACACATCAACCGGCCGCACAATCCCGAAATTTTCGACGGGTTGAGCGACAGGTTCTGGTCTTTGGCCATCTTGATCGACACCGGCGCGAAATCGCCGAGAAACGAAGTACAGCACAAAATGCGGCCGCACGGCCCGATGCCGCCGATGATTTTCGCCTCATCACGGACGCCGATCTGACGCAGCTCGATCCGCGTGCGGAATACGCTCGCCAGATCTTTCACCAGCTCGCGGAAATCGACGCGGCCTTCCGCCGTGAAATAGAAAATAATTTTGCTGCGGTCGAACGTATATTCGACGTCGACCAGTTTCATCTTCAGCTCGTGGTCGTCAATTTTACGCAGGCCGATCTTGAACGCCTCCTGCGCGGCGGCGCGGTTGGCCTCGACCACCTGCGCGTCGCGCTCGTCGGCGATGCGGATCACTTTCTTGAGCGGGAGCACGACGTCTTCCTCGGGCACCGTCTTGCGCCCGATGACGACTTTGCCGTACTCCAGACCGCGGACCGTGTCGACAATGACGTAATCGTCCTTTTTGACCGGCAAGTCCTGCGGATCGAAATAAAAAATTTTGCCCGCGCGTCGAAACCGGACGCCGACTACCGAGTACACGCGCCACCCCCCTTTCCTCCCGCGGAAACCGCGGAGTTTCCTTACTTACGGCGCCGACCGTCTCGTTCTATCCGTGCAACAGAATCAGCAATCGTTCCATTTCGGCCTGAGGCTGTACATGCTGGCGCAGCCGACGCCGAGCGCGGACGGCCTCTTCCGCGCACGTCGCCCAATGCGCTGGTTCACGCCTGGAGGCCAGTGCGGCCATTCGCTCGCGTTTCTCGCAAAAAACCGGCGTCCGTCCGCCAACGGCTACACATGCAAGATCCAGACACCAAAGCGCGAACAATTCAAAGGCGACTTCCCATTGATCTTCTGTCCATTTAGAACAATATTTGAAAACATCAACCAATGCCTCGGCGACACCGGCAACAGCACGCTCCGCCCATCCGAGGACAGTTTTCAACGTTTCGCCGAACCACGCAGACGAGGCGAGTTCGAAAGCGGCGTCGATCCCGGCCGCCAATCGAGCCGCCGGTCGCGCCAACTCCTCGGCGACGCCGCGCTCCAAAAGCAGCCGCTCCAACTCGGACGGCGGCGCCGGAACAAACGGCACGCGCTGCACCCGCGACCGGATCGTCGGCAAAAGCGCGCTTGCGTTTTCCGCAATCAGCACGGCAACTACCGGAGTCGCCGGTTCTTCAAGAAATTTCAGCAGGCTGTTGGCCGCCTGCGCCGTCATTCGTTCGGCCTGCCGGATGACGTATACGCCTACAGGTTCGGCTCCGGCCGACGCCGGCCGATAATGAAACCGCGCCTGCAGGCTGCGGATCTGGTCGATTTTGATCGCCTCTCCGTCGGGCTCGACGACGACGAAACCGGGGTGCTGACCGCGCTCCATTTTTCGGCAGTCGGCGCACTGTCCGCACGGACGGTCCCCCGGTTCCGGAGCAAGGCAGAGGACCGCCTTCGCCAGTTCCCGAGCCGCGGTCATCTTCCCCGTTCCCCGGGGACCCGCAAACAGGTAGGCGCGGCCCTTCGTTCCGCGGCGCACCGCGTTTTCCAGCAACCGCTTGGCCAGCGGCTGGCCGGCGACGGACGAAAACGCCATCGGTCCGTCCCGTCCTTCCGATATCATGTCACCAGATGAATGAGCAAGCCGCGGATTTCGCCGACGCGGGCGAGCAGCTCGAGCCGACCTTTTTCCGTCGTCAAAAGCTCGTCGGCCAATTCGAGCAAACGGGCGTCGATCTCGGCCAACAATTTGTACTTTCGCATCCGGCCGCGCCGGTCCCATCCGTGCGTCTCCTTCAGGCCGACGCCTCTTCGCACGGTTTCTTCCAGAAAACGACGGATCTGCTCGCGATAGGCCCGCAGCTCTTTCAACGTCATCGACCGGATGAGGCGTTCGCCCTGCCGCTCGATTTCGCGCAACATTTCTTTCAGCTGTTCGCGGTCGGCCCGTTCGCGTTCGTCGCGCAGGAAATCGGAAAACGATTTTTCCCGCGCCTGCGCGACCGGCTGCGTCTCCGGCCGGACGAGCCGTTTGCCGACGCCGCGGACGCCCGCGTCGATTTTCACGCGCGACCCGCCCCTTTTTCGCGAAAGGTTCGCTTTTCTATCATTATATCTGATGTCGTCCGTCCGTGCGAAATGGAAATGATGACTATCTACCGGGGCCGCCCGTACAGACGCATGATCGTCGGCCCCGAAAACCCCGGCCGAACCGGACGACCGGGTCAAAAATGTTCAAACCGCTCGACCTGCAGCACGAACACCGCCGCGCCGCCGACCTGCACTTCGACCGGAAACGGAATATACGAATCCGCCGTCCCGCCCATCGGCGACACCGGGGTGACGAGCTGTTCCCGCACCTTGCAGTTGGCTTTGATGACATTCAGCACCTCCTGGACGCGGTCGTCGTCGACGCCGATCAGAAACGTCGTGTTGCCCGCCCGCAGGAACCCGCCGGTACTGGCGAGTTTCGTCGCGCGGAACCCTTCGCGGATGAGCGCGCCCGCCAACCGGTTGCTGTCTTTATCCTGCACGACGGCGATGATCAGTTTCATGATCCCTGAACCTCCTTTCGACCGTCAGGAAAACAGACGTTTTTCTAGAAAAAGGCGGACATCGCGAAAAACATCCTCAAGCGGGCGATCCGCGCTGATCGTGACGATACGGCCGGGATGGCGCTCTGCAAGCATGAGATACCCTTGACGGACCTTGCGGTGAAAATCGAGGGATTCGAGATCGATGCGGTTCGTCTCCCGTGCGGCGTCGCGGCGGATGCGGGCCAGTCCGGTTTCCGGCGGAACATCGAGGTACAGCGTCAGATCCGGCATCCAATGCTCGACGGCGAACCGGTTGATCGACCACACTTCTTCGACGCCGAGCCCGCGCGCGTAGCCCTGGTAGGCGAGGCTGCTGTCGACGTACCGGTCGCAGACGACGATCCGGCCGGCGCGCAACGCCGGGATGACGACGTCGACCAGATGTTGCCGCCGCGCCGCGGCGTACAGCAGCGCTTCCGCCCGCGGATCAGGCGGCGGCGACGAACGGTCGAGCAGCAGGCCACGAATCCGCTCCGCCGCCGGGCTGCCGCCGGGCTCGCGCGTTATCGTCGCCTCGCGCCCCGACTCGGCGAGAAAGTCGCGGATCATCGCGACGACCGTCGTCTTGCCGGCGCCGTCGACGCCTTCCACCGTGAGAAAAAATCCGGTTTTCACACCAGAAGCGCTCCTGTTCGCGGTTACGTTTCCGATTCCATTATACACGCCGAGGCGGTTCGGGGAAACGGAGGGAAGAAAAACGGCGCCCCGACTGCCAGCCAGTCGGACGCCGATGTAGTCGGATGACGATAATATGTTTTTAATAGAAATTTACACATTTCTGGTATGAACCGTCATGCCTTTCATTAGCGATGCCTCTTTCTGCCCCACAGCCACAAAAGTTTAGAAAAATTGTGACTTGAATGATGATCAGCAGAAAAGGACTTCAGTGGTCTCCGTTCGTGATTTATTTTTTGTAAATCATAAAGACAAGGGGCACCCATTTTTCGGCGAATTATTTGTCTTTTGCAAAAGACAGCTCCGCCCCGATCCCAACGCCGGCTTAACCCACGGTGAAATCCGCGCCGGCGCCTGCGCGCAAGTACCGCCCAAACTCAACCGCCTCCCTCCCCCCGACCGCGCCCATCTTCCGCCTCCGATCCGTCCTCCCGCTCGACGCGGACGGCGCAAATCTTGAACTCCGGCATGCGGCTGACCGGGCTGAGCGCGTCGTTCGTCAGCCGGTTGACGGACAGCTCGTCGCCCCAGTGAAACGGCACGAACACAACGCCGGGGTGAATCGCGTCCGTAATCCGATAGCCGAACACCGCCGACCCGCGCCGCGTCGTCAGCCGCAGCCGGCTGTCGCGCTTTAAGCCCAGCCGCTCGGCCAGCCGCGGATGAATCTCGACGAACGGTTCCGGCGCCTTGCGCACGAGCGCTTCCGAACGCCGCGTCTGCGCGCCGCTCAGGTAATGCGCGCCGAGACGGCCCGTCGTCAGCACGATCGGAAAGTCGGCGTCCGCCGTCTCCGCCGGCCGTTTTGGCTCCACGGGAATGATCCGTGCCTTGCCGTCCGGATGGGCGAACCGGTCGGCGAACATGATCGGCGTGCCGGGATGGTCTTCCGACGGACACGGCCAGAACACGCCTTTTTCCTTACGCAGCCGTTCG
It encodes:
- a CDS encoding AbrB family transcriptional regulator, which codes for MKSTGIVRKVDELGRVVIPIELRRTLGIGEKDALEIYVDGERIMLKKYEPACIFTGNAEDLVYFKGKMISKQCIEELIELYKQMTGNSPDKTEAAAAASKE
- a CDS encoding AAA family ATPase, with amino-acid sequence MLTGMRVRNFKKFRDVTIELGKTVVFIGPNNSGKTTALQALALWEIGLKKWNERWQGKPYPEKRPGVTINRRDVLATPVPDTSLFWNGRRVRSVAKSADGKPQTQNIRIEIVVEGVTGGKSWSCGLEFDYANEESFYCRPLGIRENGEVVRRLPVPPEAANVHIAYLPPMSGLASSEPRLDWGYVQVLLGEGQTAQVLRNLCYRVCEQSPEDWRNLVEQIRRLFGVTLHEPKYNPARGQITMTYEERHTELDLSAAGRGLQQMLLLFAYLYANPKTVLLLDEPDAHLEVLRQREVYAILTEIAEKTGSQIIAASHSEMLLNEAAGRDTVVAFVGRPHRIDGRGSQVLKSLREIRFDHYYQAEQTGWVLYLEGSTDLAVLQVFAEKLNHPAAAYLRRPFVHYVGNQLSKALDHFYGLREAKRDLVGIAILDRDEGPESENVASSGRPLRAMRWRRREIENYFCDRDVLLAYAEGTPEHHDLFDWSGAERRRRAMEETVEEITGALRTLKEPDPWSPDAKASEFLDRVFERYFEKLGLPNIMRKTDYHTLASLLPAERIDPEVAEKLDAIVEVASSAVVENEEP
- a CDS encoding 16S rRNA (cytidine(1402)-2'-O)-methyltransferase; this encodes MRPRRVSVRRGGSVKQPGVLYVVATPIGNLEDMTFRAVRVLREADWIAAEDTRRTRALLAHFGVAGKRLVSYREQNREKAGAELICRLAEGQSVALVSDAGTPGISDPGEHLVRLAVASGIPVVPVPGANAAVAALSASGLSTSRFLFVGFLPRRGRKLAESLAELASVPATLVFFEAPHRLEETLRRMLETFGDRRIAVARELTKLHEQFFRGTIREALDELAKRPPQGEYVLVVEGAKSFGDDGPAARKSAGAEGRRSADDGRGLAERVLELERELGDRKRALKQAAEEFGVSRREAYAARLMARGGLQKATHGETGNDEGASD
- a CDS encoding SAM-dependent methyltransferase, with protein sequence MELRDNERIDRLYCRNLNIIQSRDVFRFSLDAVLLARFATVPKKGKIADLCTGNGIVPLLLSTRTDAEIVGIEIQERLTDMAKRSVRLNRLENRIRIVCGDVREIHRTVGCDEFDLVTVNPPYWPAKAGVPSANRFVASARHELHGSLDEIVAACSRLVRSGGKVAMVHRPQRLADVVAALRSARLEPKRMRFVHPRAGSDANMVLVEAVKAGKPDLRVLPPLIVFTEDNRYSEELQAVFEGRAQALSDDAVSPGFGRDGFLFEEVEA
- a CDS encoding stage 0 sporulation protein; protein product: MYSVVGVRFRRAGKIFYFDPQDLPVKKDDYVIVDTVRGLEYGKVVIGRKTVPEEDVVLPLKKVIRIADERDAQVVEANRAAAQEAFKIGLRKIDDHELKMKLVDVEYTFDRSKIIFYFTAEGRVDFRELVKDLASVFRTRIELRQIGVRDEAKIIGGIGPCGRILCCTSFLGDFAPVSIKMAKDQNLSLNPSKISGLCGRLMCCLKFEHDQYESKKEEIPKVGSFVATPFGLGEVVALQLDMRSVVVRITETGESLTLSLDDVVAAS
- a CDS encoding DNA polymerase III subunit delta' translates to MAFSSVAGQPLAKRLLENAVRRGTKGRAYLFAGPRGTGKMTAARELAKAVLCLAPEPGDRPCGQCADCRKMERGQHPGFVVVEPDGEAIKIDQIRSLQARFHYRPASAGAEPVGVYVIRQAERMTAQAANSLLKFLEEPATPVVAVLIAENASALLPTIRSRVQRVPFVPAPPSELERLLLERGVAEELARPAARLAAGIDAAFELASSAWFGETLKTVLGWAERAVAGVAEALVDVFKYCSKWTEDQWEVAFELFALWCLDLACVAVGGRTPVFCEKRERMAALASRREPAHWATCAEEAVRARRRLRQHVQPQAEMERLLILLHG
- a CDS encoding dTMP kinase, with the protein product MKTGFFLTVEGVDGAGKTTVVAMIRDFLAESGREATITREPGGSPAAERIRGLLLDRSSPPPDPRAEALLYAAARRQHLVDVVIPALRAGRIVVCDRYVDSSLAYQGYARGLGVEEVWSINRFAVEHWMPDLTLYLDVPPETGLARIRRDAARETNRIDLESLDFHRKVRQGYLMLAERHPGRIVTISADRPLEDVFRDVRLFLEKRLFS